In Synechococcus sp. KORDI-52, one genomic interval encodes:
- the ahcY gene encoding adenosylhomocysteinase, with the protein MVAALTSPAELKLGVDCVIADINQADFGRKELDIAETEMPGLMALREKYGSEKPLKGARIAGSLHMTIQTAVLIETLVELGAEVRWASCNIFSTQDHAAAAIAAQGIPVFAVKGETLEEYWDYTHRILEWGDGGSPNMILDDGGDATGLVMLGSKAEQDITVLDNPGNEEETFLFASIKKKLAQDPSFYSRTKAQIQGVTEETTTGVARLYKMQKSGELPFPAINVNDSVTKSKFDNLYGCRESLVDSIKRATDVMVAGKQALVIGYGDVGKGSAQSLRGLGATVCIAEVDPICALQAAMEGYRVVRLEDVVEDMDIFVTATGNYQVIRNEHLVKMKDEAIVCNIGHFDNEIDVASLKEYEWENIKPQVDHITLPSGNRIILLAEGRLVNLGCATGHPSFVMSNSFTNQVLAQIELFTKGDEYAKEVYVLPKHLDEMVARLHLGRIGAKLTELSQDQADYINVPVEGPYKPDHYRY; encoded by the coding sequence ATGGTGGCAGCGCTCACGTCCCCGGCTGAGCTGAAGCTCGGCGTTGATTGCGTCATCGCCGACATCAACCAGGCCGATTTCGGTCGCAAGGAACTCGACATCGCTGAGACCGAGATGCCCGGTCTGATGGCGTTGCGCGAGAAGTACGGCAGCGAGAAGCCCCTCAAGGGTGCCCGCATCGCCGGCTCCCTGCACATGACGATTCAGACCGCCGTTCTGATCGAGACCCTGGTGGAACTCGGGGCCGAAGTGCGCTGGGCCTCCTGCAACATCTTCTCCACCCAGGACCACGCCGCTGCGGCCATCGCCGCCCAGGGCATTCCGGTCTTTGCCGTTAAAGGTGAAACCCTGGAGGAGTACTGGGATTACACCCACCGCATCCTCGAGTGGGGTGACGGCGGCTCGCCCAACATGATCCTGGACGACGGTGGAGATGCCACCGGTCTGGTGATGCTGGGCAGCAAGGCCGAGCAGGACATCACGGTTCTGGACAACCCCGGCAACGAAGAGGAGACCTTCCTGTTCGCTTCGATCAAGAAAAAGCTGGCCCAGGACCCCAGCTTCTATTCCCGCACCAAGGCGCAGATCCAAGGCGTGACCGAGGAGACCACCACGGGCGTGGCGCGTCTCTACAAGATGCAGAAGAGCGGTGAGTTGCCCTTCCCCGCCATCAACGTCAACGACTCGGTCACCAAGAGTAAGTTCGACAACCTCTACGGCTGCCGCGAGTCCCTGGTGGACAGCATCAAGCGCGCCACCGACGTGATGGTGGCGGGTAAGCAGGCCCTGGTGATCGGCTACGGCGATGTGGGCAAGGGTTCAGCTCAGTCTCTGCGTGGTCTCGGCGCCACCGTCTGCATTGCGGAAGTGGACCCGATCTGCGCGCTGCAGGCCGCTATGGAGGGCTACCGCGTTGTCCGTCTTGAGGACGTGGTGGAAGACATGGACATTTTCGTGACCGCCACCGGCAACTACCAGGTGATCCGCAACGAGCACCTGGTGAAGATGAAGGACGAGGCCATCGTCTGCAACATCGGCCACTTCGATAACGAGATCGATGTCGCTTCCCTCAAGGAGTACGAGTGGGAGAACATCAAGCCGCAGGTGGACCACATCACCCTGCCCAGCGGCAACAGAATCATCCTGCTGGCGGAAGGTCGCCTGGTGAACCTGGGCTGCGCCACCGGTCACCCCAGCTTTGTGATGAGCAACTCCTTCACCAACCAGGTGTTGGCGCAGATCGAGCTGTTCACCAAAGGCGATGAGTACGCCAAGGAGGTGTACGTGCTACCCAAACATCTCGATGAGATGGTGGCTCGCCTTCACCTCGGTCGTATCGGGGCCAAGCTCACCGAGCTCAGCCAGGATCAGGCCGACTACATCAATGTGCCCGTGGAAGGCCCTTACAAGCCCGACCACTACCGATACTGA
- the mreC gene encoding rod shape-determining protein MreC has product MAPTLRPGKSRWRGLGQLTPWLLLVAGLLLVRLSKGAGFSDAYALLSRPFWPGSAQREWVTAAVDLEERSRLQLLEGDNRRLRALLQLQQQGAAEGEVPAAVISRSPRGWWQQLELGKGSLQGLAQGDAVLGPGGLVGRIASVTPATARVKLLTAPGHEIGVWLPRSRRHGLLVGRGSSRLSLRFIDKDPDVQPGDLVATSPASTLLPPNVPVGVIQSVNEQAVPAPTAVVQLIAAPEAIDWVQVQTR; this is encoded by the coding sequence ATGGCCCCAACGCTTCGTCCCGGCAAAAGCCGCTGGCGTGGATTGGGGCAACTCACCCCCTGGCTGCTGCTGGTGGCCGGTCTGTTGCTGGTACGCCTGAGCAAGGGAGCCGGTTTTAGCGATGCCTATGCGCTGCTCAGTCGCCCCTTCTGGCCCGGTTCTGCCCAGCGGGAGTGGGTCACGGCCGCGGTCGACCTGGAGGAGCGCTCCCGCCTGCAGCTCTTGGAAGGGGATAACCGTCGTTTGCGCGCTTTGCTGCAGCTTCAGCAGCAAGGTGCAGCCGAGGGAGAGGTGCCTGCCGCTGTGATTTCCCGTTCACCACGGGGTTGGTGGCAGCAACTGGAGTTGGGCAAGGGCTCGTTGCAGGGCCTGGCTCAGGGCGACGCCGTGCTGGGGCCTGGTGGTTTGGTGGGGCGCATTGCCAGCGTCACCCCTGCCACGGCTCGAGTGAAGTTGCTCACTGCGCCTGGTCATGAGATTGGTGTCTGGCTGCCTCGCAGCCGCCGCCATGGGCTGCTGGTGGGACGTGGCAGCAGCCGCCTGTCGCTCCGCTTCATCGACAAGGATCCGGATGTCCAGCCGGGGGATCTTGTCGCCACATCGCCCGCCAGCACGCTGTTGCCCCCCAACGTGCCTGTAGGAGTGATCCAGTCGGTGAATGAGCAGGCCGTCCCGGCTCCTACAGCGGTGGTCCAGTTGATCGCTGCACCGGAAGCGATCGACTGGGTGCAGGTGCAAACACGTTGA
- the mutT gene encoding 8-oxo-dGTP diphosphatase MutT, translated as MAEHLILWWQVHGRRDPLQKPWMFLACGAWPEADQQLDPYGIWIAEVMLQQTQLAVALPYWTHWMATFPTVEALASASLDEVRLQWQGLGYYARARRLHEAASMLVGRPWPRDLEGWMALPGIGRTTAGSILSSAFNEPLPILDGNVKRVLARLTAHPRPPARDDALFWSWSEALLDPVRPRDMNQALMDLGATLCTPRSPSCERCPWRLRCAAYASGDPRPWPVTDAAKPLPFQVIGVGVVLNAAGEVLIDQRLEEGLLGGMWEFPGGKQEEGETINTCIVRELQEELGIAVTVGDELITVDHAYSHKKLRFVVHLCDWVSGEPQPLASQQVRWVLPEDLVNYAFPAANARIIEALLGRLDSSAHP; from the coding sequence TTGGCCGAACACCTGATCCTTTGGTGGCAGGTCCATGGTCGGCGGGATCCCCTGCAAAAGCCTTGGATGTTTCTGGCGTGCGGGGCATGGCCGGAAGCGGATCAACAGCTCGACCCCTACGGCATCTGGATCGCTGAGGTGATGCTCCAGCAGACCCAGTTGGCCGTGGCTCTCCCCTACTGGACGCATTGGATGGCGACGTTTCCCACGGTGGAGGCCCTGGCCTCGGCGTCTCTGGATGAGGTGCGGCTGCAGTGGCAGGGCCTCGGTTACTACGCCCGTGCTCGCCGTCTGCATGAGGCGGCGTCAATGTTGGTGGGCCGACCCTGGCCCCGAGACCTTGAGGGCTGGATGGCCTTGCCGGGCATTGGCCGCACCACCGCCGGCAGCATTCTTTCCAGTGCCTTCAATGAACCGCTGCCCATCCTGGATGGCAACGTCAAACGGGTGTTGGCGCGATTGACGGCCCATCCGCGCCCGCCGGCTCGCGATGACGCGCTGTTCTGGAGCTGGAGTGAGGCGTTGCTGGATCCGGTGCGGCCCCGGGATATGAACCAGGCCTTGATGGATCTGGGGGCCACGCTCTGCACGCCACGCTCTCCCTCCTGCGAACGTTGCCCCTGGCGGTTGCGCTGTGCTGCTTACGCTTCCGGCGATCCCCGCCCCTGGCCCGTGACCGACGCTGCCAAACCCTTGCCCTTCCAGGTGATTGGAGTGGGCGTTGTGCTCAATGCTGCAGGGGAGGTGTTGATCGATCAGCGGCTCGAGGAAGGCCTGCTCGGGGGGATGTGGGAATTTCCCGGTGGCAAACAGGAAGAAGGCGAAACGATCAACACCTGCATTGTCCGTGAGCTGCAGGAAGAACTCGGTATCGCCGTGACGGTCGGCGATGAACTGATCACGGTGGATCACGCCTACAGCCACAAGAAGCTGCGCTTCGTCGTGCATCTCTGCGACTGGGTGTCGGGGGAGCCGCAGCCTCTCGCCAGTCAGCAGGTGCGTTGGGTGTTGCCGGAAGACCTGGTCAATTACGCCTTCCCAGCGGCCAATGCACGAATCATTGAGGCGCTGCTTGGCAGGTTGGACAGCTCTGCCCACCCTTAG
- a CDS encoding class I SAM-dependent methyltransferase translates to MTLFEQQWQTFRKVLNHDVMEHRAVADATAVALRDWCDQRGDWRTSVALVDLGCGDLAHLAPLFRSLPLRSYTGIDLAASVLPLAERQMGAARFPCHWRCGDLLDWAVAQSEQPVDLIHSAFAIHHLSDSDKGRFLEGARRRVADDGLLVWTDVFQEEDESRDDYLKRYVARVQQWPGLSGEQRDAVIDHLKRCDWPARRGWIESVAADCGWTMTWAWRGQHRAEALALLRPVRP, encoded by the coding sequence ATGACCTTGTTCGAACAGCAATGGCAAACCTTCCGGAAGGTTCTGAACCACGATGTGATGGAGCACCGCGCTGTTGCCGACGCGACCGCTGTTGCACTCAGGGACTGGTGCGATCAACGCGGGGACTGGCGGACATCCGTCGCTCTGGTGGATCTGGGTTGTGGTGATCTCGCCCATCTCGCGCCCCTGTTCCGCTCGTTGCCTTTGCGCTCCTACACAGGGATTGATCTGGCGGCCTCTGTTCTGCCCCTGGCCGAGCGCCAGATGGGGGCGGCCCGGTTCCCCTGCCACTGGAGGTGTGGGGATCTGCTCGATTGGGCCGTGGCGCAATCTGAGCAACCGGTGGATTTGATTCACTCCGCCTTCGCCATTCACCACCTCAGCGATTCCGATAAGGGTCGTTTCCTTGAGGGGGCGCGTCGGCGCGTTGCTGACGACGGGCTGCTGGTGTGGACGGATGTGTTTCAGGAGGAAGATGAATCGCGGGACGACTATCTCAAGCGTTATGTCGCCAGGGTGCAGCAGTGGCCCGGTCTGTCCGGCGAGCAGCGGGATGCTGTGATCGATCACCTGAAGCGATGTGACTGGCCGGCACGGCGTGGCTGGATCGAGTCGGTCGCTGCCGACTGCGGCTGGACGATGACATGGGCTTGGCGCGGTCAGCATCGGGCAGAAGCCCTGGCCCTGCTTCGGCCTGTTCGTCCTTGA
- a CDS encoding carbohydrate kinase: MALVPVVVCLGEALIDRLGPPGGDPAVDRPVDDRLGGAPANVACGLARLGTEVAFAGRLGQDAIGDAFSHLFAERGVETTLLQRDGERPSRIVLVRRARDGERQFQGFAGDQGAGFADQALEPAPLPQARWLLIGTLPLATPASASALLSAVHQAESLGTAIALDVNWRPTFWDASADPGAEPSAAALAAMQPLLDRAALIKLAREEALWLFNSDDPGAIQQALPQRPDVVVTDGAAPVRWQLGAESGEQFAFQPPTVVDTTGAGDAFTAGLLHRWSSPPQERIRFAAACGALVCGGAGGIDPQPKEAQVEAFLGEVS, translated from the coding sequence ATGGCGCTTGTTCCCGTTGTCGTCTGTCTTGGTGAAGCCCTGATCGATCGGCTTGGCCCGCCTGGTGGTGATCCAGCGGTGGATCGCCCCGTGGACGATCGTCTGGGCGGTGCTCCGGCCAATGTGGCCTGCGGCCTGGCCCGTCTGGGTACAGAGGTGGCTTTTGCCGGTCGATTGGGGCAGGACGCCATTGGTGACGCCTTTTCCCATCTGTTTGCTGAGCGTGGCGTTGAGACCACGCTGCTGCAGCGGGATGGCGAGCGCCCCAGCCGCATCGTGTTGGTGCGCCGTGCTCGGGATGGAGAACGGCAGTTTCAGGGCTTTGCCGGGGATCAAGGGGCCGGCTTCGCGGATCAGGCTCTGGAGCCGGCACCCCTGCCCCAGGCCCGATGGTTGTTGATCGGCACGCTTCCGCTGGCCACACCCGCTTCGGCCTCGGCTCTGCTCTCGGCCGTGCACCAGGCCGAGAGCCTGGGCACGGCGATTGCCCTTGATGTGAATTGGCGCCCCACGTTTTGGGATGCCTCCGCTGATCCTGGGGCTGAGCCGTCCGCTGCGGCCTTGGCGGCGATGCAACCGCTCCTGGACCGGGCGGCCCTGATCAAGCTGGCGCGGGAGGAAGCGCTCTGGTTGTTCAACAGCGACGATCCCGGCGCGATCCAGCAGGCGTTGCCACAGCGGCCGGATGTGGTGGTGACCGATGGAGCGGCTCCGGTGCGATGGCAATTGGGGGCCGAATCAGGCGAGCAGTTCGCCTTTCAGCCCCCCACCGTCGTCGACACCACTGGTGCCGGCGATGCCTTCACGGCTGGCTTGTTGCACCGATGGTCGTCCCCGCCCCAGGAGCGCATCCGCTTTGCGGCCGCCTGTGGCGCGTTGGTCTGCGGCGGTGCCGGCGGCATTGACCCCCAGCCCAAGGAGGCTCAGGTGGAGGCGTTTCTGGGAGAGGTGAGCTGA
- the rpaB gene encoding response regulator transcription factor RpaB yields MTGDLPSQPKATILVVDDEAAVRRVLVMRLQLSGYRVICAEDGEQALEMFHNESPDLVVLDVMLPKLDGFAVCRRLRAESCVPIIFLSAVEAISERVAGLDLGADDYLPKPFSPKELEARIATILRRVGRGNAVVESRELPTGQGVLRLGDLVVDTNRRQVTRGTERINLTYTEFSLLELLFRDPGHVVPRAEILEQLWGYPPRRAADLRVVDVYVARLRGKLEPDPRNPELILTVRGIGYASQRMGEASAAG; encoded by the coding sequence ATGACGGGCGACTTGCCCTCACAACCGAAAGCGACCATTCTTGTCGTTGATGACGAGGCTGCGGTCCGGCGCGTTCTGGTGATGCGCCTGCAGTTGTCGGGTTACCGCGTCATCTGTGCTGAGGACGGTGAGCAGGCCCTTGAAATGTTCCACAACGAGTCCCCCGATCTGGTGGTGCTCGATGTGATGTTGCCCAAGCTTGATGGCTTCGCGGTCTGCCGTCGTCTGCGAGCCGAATCCTGCGTGCCGATCATTTTCCTCTCCGCGGTTGAAGCGATCTCCGAGCGGGTAGCAGGCTTGGATCTGGGCGCCGATGACTACTTGCCCAAGCCCTTCAGCCCTAAGGAATTGGAGGCACGGATCGCCACCATTTTGCGCCGGGTGGGGCGGGGTAATGCCGTTGTTGAAAGTCGTGAATTGCCCACAGGGCAGGGCGTTTTGCGGCTCGGCGATCTGGTGGTGGACACCAACCGACGCCAGGTCACCCGTGGAACGGAGCGCATCAACCTCACCTACACGGAATTCAGCCTGCTGGAGTTGCTGTTCCGCGACCCCGGCCATGTCGTGCCCCGGGCCGAAATCTTGGAGCAGCTCTGGGGATATCCCCCTCGTCGTGCAGCCGACCTTCGCGTGGTGGATGTTTATGTGGCGCGTTTGCGCGGAAAACTGGAGCCTGATCCCCGCAATCCAGAGCTGATTCTCACGGTGCGGGGTATTGGTTATGCCTCTCAGCGCATGGGTGAAGCCTCCGCGGCAGGTTGA
- a CDS encoding sugar ABC transporter substrate-binding protein, producing the protein MTMTRRDLLLGAAAMGLAACGRRTPQTRPLELWTLQLAPKFNPYFEDVLGSWTRRYPDEPVRWTDLPWGSVERKLLAAVFARTAPDVVNLNPPFAANLASKGGLADLTPLLPDGAAGRYLPSVWNACREPDAGQIAVPWYLTVRLSLVNRALLDQAGVAAPPTRWDQVPAFARRIRERTGRYGLFLTTVPDDSAELLETLVQMGVTLLDPQRRAAFDSPAGRRAFRFWSDLYQEGLLPREVVSQGQRRAIELFQSGDLALAATGAEFLRSIQTNAPRVAAVTEPHPPVTGADGTANVALMTLAVPRQSQRAQDAVDLALYLTNAPNQARFAREARVLPSSVAALARVRAELEQERPDSAAERQIRQARLLSASTLDRARVLVPALPGIKRLQKIIYTQMQRAMLGQVTPAQALAAAASEWNRYARSRWPETGRNP; encoded by the coding sequence ATGACGATGACGCGACGGGATCTGCTGCTGGGGGCAGCGGCCATGGGTCTTGCGGCCTGTGGCCGACGGACGCCACAGACCAGGCCATTGGAGTTGTGGACGCTGCAACTGGCCCCCAAGTTCAACCCCTACTTCGAGGATGTTCTGGGGTCCTGGACCCGTCGCTATCCCGACGAGCCTGTGCGCTGGACGGATCTGCCCTGGGGGTCGGTGGAACGCAAGTTGCTGGCGGCGGTGTTTGCGAGAACCGCCCCAGATGTGGTGAACCTCAATCCGCCATTCGCGGCCAATCTGGCCAGCAAAGGGGGGCTGGCGGATTTGACCCCATTGCTGCCGGATGGTGCAGCTGGCCGCTACCTGCCCTCGGTCTGGAACGCTTGCCGCGAGCCCGATGCGGGCCAGATTGCGGTGCCCTGGTATCTCACGGTTCGGCTGAGTCTGGTGAATCGGGCGCTGCTGGATCAAGCAGGGGTCGCAGCACCACCAACCCGTTGGGATCAGGTTCCTGCCTTCGCTCGCCGCATCCGTGAGCGTACGGGCCGTTACGGCCTGTTCCTCACCACGGTTCCGGATGATTCGGCCGAGCTTCTGGAAACCCTGGTGCAGATGGGGGTGACCCTGCTGGATCCCCAGCGCCGGGCTGCCTTCGACAGTCCGGCGGGTCGCCGGGCCTTCCGGTTCTGGAGTGATCTCTACCAGGAGGGTCTGTTGCCCCGGGAGGTGGTGAGTCAGGGGCAACGTCGGGCGATCGAGTTGTTTCAGAGCGGTGATCTGGCCCTGGCGGCCACGGGGGCGGAATTTCTGCGCAGCATTCAGACCAACGCGCCACGGGTGGCCGCGGTCACGGAGCCCCACCCCCCCGTGACCGGTGCTGATGGCACTGCCAATGTGGCCTTGATGACGCTGGCGGTGCCGCGGCAGAGCCAGCGCGCTCAGGATGCTGTGGATCTTGCTCTCTATCTCACCAATGCTCCCAATCAGGCCCGCTTCGCCCGCGAGGCCCGTGTTCTCCCCTCGTCGGTGGCGGCTTTGGCTCGGGTGCGTGCTGAATTGGAACAGGAACGGCCCGACTCAGCCGCTGAGCGTCAGATTCGCCAGGCCCGTCTGTTGTCGGCCAGCACGTTGGATCGGGCCCGGGTTCTTGTCCCGGCGTTGCCGGGAATCAAGCGTCTACAGAAGATCATCTACACCCAGATGCAGCGCGCGATGTTGGGCCAGGTCACACCTGCGCAAGCCTTAGCAGCTGCTGCGTCGGAATGGAACCGTTACGCCCGTTCGCGCTGGCCCGAAACTGGACGCAATCCTTAA
- a CDS encoding rod shape-determining protein, with product MFFRRFQLSRDIGIDLGTANTLIYVSGRGIVLQEPSVVALDLERGTTMAVGDEAKLMLGRTPGNIRAVRPLRDGVIADFDAAEQMLKTFITKGNEGRGIMAPRLVVGIPSGVTGVERRAVREAGMAGAREVHLIDEPVAAAIGAGLPVTEPVGTMIVDIGGGTTEVAVLSLGGTVLSESVRVAGDEISDSIGVYLKKVHNMVVGERTAEDIKIRIGSAFPDDEFDQQSMDVRGLHLLSGLPRTINLKAGDLREAIAEPLNVIVEAVKRTLERTPPELAADIVDRGIMLAGGGALVRGISDLISDETGIFVHIAEDPLLCVVNGCGQVLEDWKRLQRVVDTPEFVRSAAGA from the coding sequence GTGTTCTTTCGTCGTTTCCAGCTGTCGCGCGACATCGGCATCGACCTGGGCACCGCCAACACCCTGATCTACGTTTCCGGTCGGGGCATCGTGTTGCAGGAGCCCTCCGTTGTGGCTCTGGACCTCGAGCGTGGCACCACCATGGCTGTGGGTGATGAAGCCAAGTTGATGCTCGGACGCACTCCTGGAAACATCCGGGCTGTCCGACCGCTGCGCGATGGGGTGATTGCCGATTTTGATGCCGCTGAGCAGATGCTCAAAACCTTCATCACCAAAGGTAATGAGGGCCGCGGCATCATGGCTCCTCGGCTCGTGGTCGGCATTCCCAGTGGTGTCACCGGCGTGGAGCGTCGTGCTGTGCGAGAAGCCGGCATGGCTGGGGCCCGCGAGGTGCACCTGATCGACGAGCCGGTGGCGGCGGCCATCGGTGCAGGCCTTCCAGTCACCGAGCCCGTCGGCACAATGATCGTTGATATCGGTGGCGGCACCACCGAGGTGGCGGTGTTGAGCCTTGGTGGAACGGTGTTGAGTGAATCCGTGCGTGTCGCCGGCGATGAAATCAGCGATTCCATCGGGGTCTATCTGAAAAAGGTGCACAACATGGTGGTGGGCGAACGGACAGCCGAGGACATCAAGATCCGCATCGGCTCAGCTTTCCCCGACGACGAATTCGATCAGCAGTCGATGGATGTGCGCGGTCTGCATCTCCTCTCCGGTTTGCCCCGCACCATCAACCTCAAGGCCGGTGACCTGCGCGAAGCGATCGCCGAACCCCTCAATGTGATCGTTGAGGCGGTGAAGCGAACGCTGGAGCGCACCCCACCCGAGCTGGCGGCCGACATTGTTGATCGGGGCATCATGCTGGCCGGCGGCGGCGCCCTGGTGCGGGGCATCAGCGACCTGATCAGCGACGAGACCGGCATCTTTGTGCACATCGCCGAAGACCCATTGCTCTGTGTGGTGAACGGGTGCGGCCAGGTGCTGGAGGACTGGAAGCGTTTGCAACGGGTGGTGGATACCCCGGAGTTTGTTCGCTCCGCCGCAGGCGCCTGA
- a CDS encoding single-stranded DNA-binding protein — translation MGVNSVTLVGRAGRDPEVRYFESGSMVANLTMAVNRRSRDDEPDWFNLEIWGKQAQVAADYVKKGSLLGIIGSFKLDRWTDRASGEERSKPVVRVDRLELLGSKRDNQEATGSFGGQASDEDIPF, via the coding sequence ATGGGCGTTAATTCCGTCACTCTCGTCGGCCGTGCAGGCCGAGATCCCGAAGTGCGTTACTTCGAATCCGGCAGCATGGTGGCCAACCTCACCATGGCGGTGAACCGTCGCAGCCGCGACGATGAACCCGACTGGTTCAACCTGGAGATCTGGGGCAAGCAGGCCCAGGTTGCTGCGGATTACGTGAAGAAGGGCTCCCTGCTGGGCATCATCGGCAGCTTCAAGCTGGATCGCTGGACCGACCGTGCCAGCGGAGAAGAGCGCAGCAAGCCAGTGGTCCGTGTGGATCGGCTCGAACTGCTCGGATCCAAACGGGACAACCAGGAGGCCACCGGCAGCTTTGGCGGCCAGGCCTCCGATGAGGACATCCCCTTCTGA
- a CDS encoding DedA family protein, with amino-acid sequence MGLSDLITQLPELIGQAVEANQWLGYTAIFAAMFLENLFPPIPSELIMPLGGFYVQQGQLDLVPVVLAGLLGTVLGALPWYGIGRLINEERIEAWLQRHGRWIGISADELARSRRWFSRYGTALVFWGRLVPGIRTLISVPAGIEMMPMAPFLLWTTAGSLIWTALLTVAGMVLGEGYSNVELWIDPVSKAVKVLLVVAVLAGTIWLGLRIWRRSQSSD; translated from the coding sequence ATGGGGCTTTCTGATCTGATCACACAGCTGCCGGAGTTGATCGGCCAGGCGGTGGAGGCGAACCAGTGGCTGGGTTACACCGCGATTTTCGCGGCGATGTTTCTCGAGAATCTGTTCCCGCCGATTCCCTCCGAGCTGATCATGCCCCTCGGGGGCTTCTATGTGCAGCAAGGTCAGCTGGATCTGGTGCCCGTGGTGCTGGCCGGTTTGCTGGGCACCGTCCTTGGTGCTTTGCCCTGGTACGGGATCGGACGGTTGATCAACGAGGAACGGATCGAAGCCTGGCTTCAGCGCCACGGCCGTTGGATTGGCATCAGTGCCGATGAGTTGGCCCGCAGCCGTCGCTGGTTCAGCCGCTACGGCACTGCCCTGGTGTTCTGGGGGCGATTGGTGCCGGGGATTCGCACCTTGATTTCCGTTCCAGCTGGCATCGAAATGATGCCGATGGCCCCGTTTTTGCTCTGGACCACCGCCGGCAGCCTGATCTGGACGGCCCTGCTCACCGTGGCTGGCATGGTTCTTGGAGAGGGCTACAGCAACGTCGAGCTCTGGATTGACCCTGTCTCCAAAGCCGTGAAGGTGTTGCTGGTGGTGGCGGTGCTGGCGGGCACGATCTGGTTGGGTCTGCGCATCTGGCGCCGGAGCCAGTCATCCGACTGA
- the tsaE gene encoding tRNA (adenosine(37)-N6)-threonylcarbamoyltransferase complex ATPase subunit type 1 TsaE codes for MNLCRDAEASGSLGADSTQQIWRLETLETTRALGQWLAQNLPTGSILLLSGPLGAGKTSLVQGLAAGLGITEPITSPTFALAQHYPQGTPQLVHLDLYRLEHPAAADELLLQEEEEARAAGALMAVEWPERLGLDLPDAWRLELRHQDEGRLAQLTSPRNAST; via the coding sequence TTGAATCTCTGCAGAGACGCCGAGGCTTCGGGCTCGCTTGGTGCGGACTCTACACAGCAGATCTGGCGTCTTGAGACCCTTGAGACGACACGAGCGCTGGGGCAATGGCTGGCGCAAAACCTGCCCACGGGCAGCATTCTGCTGTTGAGCGGTCCGCTGGGAGCCGGCAAAACATCACTGGTGCAGGGCCTGGCAGCAGGCCTCGGGATCACCGAACCGATCACCAGTCCCACCTTTGCCCTGGCACAGCACTACCCCCAGGGGACACCGCAACTGGTGCACCTCGATCTTTATCGCCTGGAGCACCCAGCCGCCGCCGATGAACTCCTGCTGCAGGAAGAGGAAGAGGCGCGCGCGGCAGGGGCGTTGATGGCGGTGGAGTGGCCCGAACGGCTTGGTCTCGACCTCCCGGACGCCTGGCGGCTCGAGCTGCGTCACCAGGACGAAGGCCGACTGGCTCAGCTCACCTCTCCCAGAAACGCCTCCACCTGA
- a CDS encoding phosphatase PAP2 family protein, with protein sequence MIRSGVPQFVHLVDEVKNKLKNAIGRPRPFLSHRDLTPCLPREYSESYPSGHSTWYVTTSLLLAACCLLICCRNADSVCCRWAVRGWPPV encoded by the coding sequence ATGATTCGCTCGGGTGTTCCGCAGTTTGTTCATCTGGTCGATGAAGTAAAAAACAAGCTCAAAAACGCAATCGGGCGCCCTAGACCATTTCTTTCCCATCGAGATCTGACGCCTTGTTTGCCCCGGGAATACTCCGAGAGTTACCCCAGTGGCCACTCCACTTGGTATGTCACGACAAGTTTGCTGCTTGCTGCTTGCTGCTTGCTGATTTGTTGCCGGAACGCAGACAGCGTTTGTTGCAGGTGGGCCGTCAGGGGATGGCCGCCCGTGTGA